The Mesorhizobium sp. INR15 region CCTTTATCTCCGGCCTGCCGGTGTGGGGAACGCTGGTCGGATTGACGGTCGATGGCGATGCTGTCGCCGGCATGATGTCGCAGCCGTTCACCGGCGAGCTTTTCTATGCCAACGCCTCCGGGTCGCATTACGAGGGGCCAGGCGGGCCCAGAAAGCTGACGACCCGCAAGACGACCAAGCTCTCCGAGGCGACGCTGTTCACGACCACGCCGGCGCTGTTCAAGGGCGAGGCGCGCAAACGCTTCGATGAATTCGAGAATCAGGTGCAACTCGTGCGCTACGGCGCCGATTGCTATGCTTTCTCCATGGTTGCCTCAGGCAGTGTCGACATCGTTGCCGACCCAGGCCTGAAACCCTACGACATCGTGGCGCTGATCCCGATCATCGAGAAGGCCGGCGGCATTGTCACGACTTTCGACGGCGGGCCGGCGGAAAAGGGCGGCGATGTGCTGGCAGCGGCAACCCCTGAGCTTCATGCGGCTGCGATGGCCGCGTTGCGCGGCTGAAATCGCCTGGGTTCAACGTGGTTTTATCGAGCGCTGAAATTCCGCCGGCGTGCGACCGTAGACCTGCTTGAACGCAGCGCTGAAATGGCTGTGGCTGGAAAAGCCGAGATCCATGCCCAGCGCGGTCAAATTGTCGTAGCGGCCAAGCAGGTCCAGCGCACGCGCCAGCCGCAAGCGCAGGTGATAGCGATAGAGCGGCATGGCTTCGACCTGTTGAAAGACCTGGGTGAGGTAGACGGGCGAAACGCCGACCTCGGCGGCGATTTCAGCCAGTGTCCAGCGCCGCGACAGGTCGGATGAGAGCACCAGCTTGGCGCGGTCCACCAGCTTCTGCCGGCCGGGGCTGGCGCCGGCGACATGCGAGGTGCGCTCGCCGAGAGACCTCCGCACCAGCGTCAGCACCAGGGTTTCCGCTTCCAGCGTCTCGGCGATGTCGCGGCTCAGGCTGTGGCGGAGCAACGCCACCAGAGCCTGCGCTCGCGGGTCTATGCGGCGGCGCTGGCGGCGAAATGCCAGGAGGCCGCCACCGCGCAACTGTTCCTTTGGCGCCAGTTCCCGCAACTGCGCCTCTTCGACAACGATATCGAGACAGGCATCGCCACCCTCGACGGGGTGGCTGATCTGATAGGCTTCCGCCTCGTTGAAGAACAGCAGCTGGTTGGCCTCCGCAACGGCGTCGTTGCGCCCGACATGACGCACGAAGACGCCGCGATGGGGAAACACCAGATGCGTGGCCGAAGTGCATTCTTCCACGCTTTTGTGCCGGCATTCACCGCTGCAGACGACATCCCTGACCCTGACGATGCCTGTTTCCAGGAGCGGTTGGACGGTGAATTGCGACATGGCGGCTGCGTGCTCTCCCTTGCGCCGAAATCTGGTTCCGGCATTGTCCGGGACCTTACCCAATCGGCCTGCCCATTCCTGCCAGGAGATTTCTGACCAGGCCGCTGCTCAATCCCACAACCGCCGCACGGATTCCGAATAGGCTTCGCCGCGTGACAGGCCGATGTCCTTGAGCTGTTCGTCGCTCATTTCGAGCAAAGCGCGCCGGCTCCGCCGCCTCTCCAACTGGAGGCTGATCCAGCTTGCCATCGCAACGATCGCAGCCCGCGGGAGCCGTTTGATATTCGGTGAGGCCTGGATCGCCGGGGTGTCTGCCCGGATGGGGCTGGCCAGGCGTGGGGTGGCTGCATGATGGTGGTGCATCACTCAGTCCTCACTGGGGCTGGTTGCAGAGGCGCCGGCTTCGTTCAGCGCCTGCGCGCATTCCTCGCAGCAGACTTCGACGGTCTTGCCGCCGACCTTGACGCGGATCGGGTTGGCGTCCAGCTGGCAATCGCAGGCGGCGCAGGTTTTCTCGGTCATGATCTCATCTCCATGGCGTTCAGTTCGACACAGGCAGATGAGCGATTTCGAGCGGTTCGGGCTGTCGGATTCTTTAGCGGTTTTGGGTGCGGTTGGCGCCGTCGATCCGTCCTCCTGACAACGGGGTGTCAGCAGTCGGCCTGGATGTAGGCCGCCGTTGCCAGTCAGGCCGTAGGATCGTCGGTGCCGGGAATGAATTCATCGAAGGCGGCGAGGAATTGCTCGCGGTAGATGTCGGCTTCCTGCAGAATTTCGTGGCGCGAGCCGTCAATCATCAGCAGCGAGCCGAGGCGTAGATGCCTGGCGTAGGCCTCGACCGCCTTGGTCGAGACGACCCGGTCGGCGCCGGCGGCGACAATCAGTAGCGGAACCTGAATCCTGGCCATGAAATCCGGATCGCTGACGGCTTCGGAAGCTTTCGCCGCTGCCTGCAGCCAGCGGATCGTCGGGCCGCCAAGCGCCATCCGCGGATAGGTTTTATAGATCTGCGTGTTGCGCTCAAAGCGCACAGGATCCGACGTCACCTTGTTGGTAGCGAAAGGGGCCGGCTGCTTCGGCCGCGGCCCCCAGGCGGCATAAAGCCGGCCGAGGCCCAGCAGACAGAGAAAGGAACAGACGCGGCGAACGGTCGATATGGACACCGGCAGATCAGGCAAGGTCAGGAACGGCGCGATCAGCACCATGCGCCGTACCCGGTTCACCATCGAGGGCGCCGCCAGCAACGTGATCACCGCTCCGGCTGAATGCGCCAGGATGTAATATGGCCCCCGGCAATCAGGCAGCACGATCTCCTCGAAGAATTGCTCGAGGTCGCTGGTGTAGTCGCGGAACGAGCGGACATAGCCGCGCTGGCGGTCGCGGATCAGCCGGTCGGAATCGCCCTGGCCGCGCCAGTCCAGCGTGGCGACGCCGAGACCCCGATCGGCGAGGTTGCGGATGGTTTCGAAATATTTCTCGATGCACTCGTTGCGTCCGGTCAAAAGGACGACCGTACCCTTCATCGGCCGGGCAACCGCTGCGAACAGGCCGTAGCGGATCTTCTTGCCGTCTCGCGTGGTGAAGAAACCGCCAGTGGCGTTCTCCGGTCGCGGATTGCCTGGAATGTCGTGGAAGAGGTCCGTCATTCGGCGCTTCGTCTTGGTGTGCGTCAGACACAGGTTTGGCCACGGTGATAGACGCCAACGCGGCAAAAGCAAAGGAATTCCAGGCAGATTGACGATGACCGCCTGACACGGGGAAGGCCGGAAGCCGCGTCATGCGTGCTTCCGGCCTCTGTCGATCCGGGAGGAAGGGACGTTACACCCCGGTCGGCCTCGTCGCGGTGCCTGATGTCTGTCTTTCGGCGCCGCATATCCTGATGTTGAGGACACTGTAGCGCCGCCTGTCTGAACGCGTGCCGAAGCGCCGGTTCATCTGCCGTTCATCGAAATGAGGCTGGACGGCTTTTGCCGGGAAGCAAAATC contains the following coding sequences:
- a CDS encoding AraC family transcriptional regulator, which gives rise to MSQFTVQPLLETGIVRVRDVVCSGECRHKSVEECTSATHLVFPHRGVFVRHVGRNDAVAEANQLLFFNEAEAYQISHPVEGGDACLDIVVEEAQLRELAPKEQLRGGGLLAFRRQRRRIDPRAQALVALLRHSLSRDIAETLEAETLVLTLVRRSLGERTSHVAGASPGRQKLVDRAKLVLSSDLSRRWTLAEIAAEVGVSPVYLTQVFQQVEAMPLYRYHLRLRLARALDLLGRYDNLTALGMDLGFSSHSHFSAAFKQVYGRTPAEFQRSIKPR
- a CDS encoding DUF1127 domain-containing protein, encoding MASWISLQLERRRSRRALLEMSDEQLKDIGLSRGEAYSESVRRLWD
- the hisN gene encoding histidinol-phosphatase, which produces MDISIDFMRRIAQAAAAETLPRFRAQGAVANKEKGSFDPVTEADREAERAIRALIGAEYPDHGILGEEHGSENISSRHVWVIDPIDGTRAFISGLPVWGTLVGLTVDGDAVAGMMSQPFTGELFYANASGSHYEGPGGPRKLTTRKTTKLSEATLFTTTPALFKGEARKRFDEFENQVQLVRYGADCYAFSMVASGSVDIVADPGLKPYDIVALIPIIEKAGGIVTTFDGGPAEKGGDVLAAATPELHAAAMAALRG
- a CDS encoding alpha/beta fold hydrolase; translation: MTDLFHDIPGNPRPENATGGFFTTRDGKKIRYGLFAAVARPMKGTVVLLTGRNECIEKYFETIRNLADRGLGVATLDWRGQGDSDRLIRDRQRGYVRSFRDYTSDLEQFFEEIVLPDCRGPYYILAHSAGAVITLLAAPSMVNRVRRMVLIAPFLTLPDLPVSISTVRRVCSFLCLLGLGRLYAAWGPRPKQPAPFATNKVTSDPVRFERNTQIYKTYPRMALGGPTIRWLQAAAKASEAVSDPDFMARIQVPLLIVAAGADRVVSTKAVEAYARHLRLGSLLMIDGSRHEILQEADIYREQFLAAFDEFIPGTDDPTA